From the genome of Indicator indicator isolate 239-I01 chromosome 17, UM_Iind_1.1, whole genome shotgun sequence, one region includes:
- the ABCB7 gene encoding iron-sulfur clusters transporter ABCB7, mitochondrial — protein sequence MALLGAPRSLAAAASRKRQLLALALLRPPAAAAACAHGWLGGNWRRRAHRAPGSGQIAPICKQKSWHSLGGDHSRPLLEASEILPTWRLIEKRMCWHGHAGGGLHTDPKEGLKEIDAKKIIRAMLSYVWPKDRPDLRARVAISLGFLASAKAMNILVPFMFKYAVDNLNQISGNILNLEAAPNTVATVATAVLVGYGISRAGAALFNEARNAVFGKVAQNSIRRIAKNVFLHLHNLDLAFHLSRQTGALSKTIDRGTRGISFVLSALVFNLGPTMFEVALVSGILYYKCGAEFALVTLGTLGAYAAFTIGVTQWRTKFRIEMNKADNDAGNAAIDSLLNYETVKYFNNEKYEAQRYDEFLRIYENASLKTISTLALLNFGQSAIFSVGLTAIMVLASQGIVAGSLSVGDLVMVNGLLFQLSLPLNFLGTVYRETRQALIDMNTLFTLLSVDTKIKDKELAPPLQITPQTASIAFDNVHFEYLEGQKVLAGVSFEVPAGKKVAIVGGSGSGKSTIVRLLFRFYEPQKGNIYVAGQNIQDVSLESLRKAIGVVPQDAVLFHNTIYYNLLYGNIGATPEEVHAVAKLAGIHEAILRMPNGYNTQVGERGLKLSGGEKQRVAIARAMLKEPLIFLYDEATSSLDSITEENILSAMRAMVKHQTSVFIAHRLSTVVDADEIIVLDKGKVVERGRHSDLLASPNNLYYEMWHTQSSKVLNSHKNPSWEERNTRMSKEEERKKLEEEISNSVKGCGNCSC from the exons ATGGCGCTGCTGGGGGCTCCGCGGAGCCTGGCCGCGGCCGCGTCTCGCAAGCGACAGCTGCTCGCCCTCGCCTTATTGCGGCCTCCGGCGGCCGCCGCCGCCTGCGCCCACGGCTGGCTTGGGGGGAACTGGCGTCGGCGGGCACACAGGGCCCCGGGAAGCGGCCAG ATTGCACCAATCTGCAAGCAAAAATCATGGCATAGTCTGGGGGGAGACCATTCAAGGCCATTATTAGAGGCTTCAGAG ATCCTCCCGACTTGGCGACTGATAGAAAAGAGAATGTGTTGGCATGGTCATGCAGGTGGAGGCCTTCACACGGATCCAAAGGAAGGG CTGAAAGAGATAGATGCCAAAAAGATTATCAGAGCAATGTTGTCGTACGTGTGGCCCAAAGACAGACCAGACCTGCGAGCCAGAGTAGCCATATCTCTGGGGTTCTTAGCAAGTGCAAAG GCCATGAATATATTGGTCCCCTTCATGTTTAAATATGCAGTAGACAACCTCAACCAAATATCTGGAAACATTCTGAATCTCGAGGCTGCACCAAATACAGTGGCAACAGTGGCAACTGCTGTTCTTGTTGGCT atggtATCTCAAGAGCTGGGGCAGCGTTATTTAATGAAGCTAGAAATGCAGTATTTGGGAAAGTAGCTCAAAATTCAATCAGAAGGATAGCAAAGAATGTTTTCCTGCACCTTCATAACCTGGATTTGGCCTTCCATCTAAGTAGGCAAACTGGAGCTCTGTCAAAAACCATTGACAGAGGAACGAGAGGCATCAGTTTTGTTCTTAGTGCTTTAGTATTTAATCTGGGGCCAACGATGTTTGAAGTGGCTCTAGTCAGTGGAATTCTG TATTACAAATGTGGTGCAGAGTTTGCTTTAGTAACTCTGGGAACTCTGGGAGCCTATGCAGCGTTCACAATAGGGGTCACACAGTGGAG GACTAAGTTTCGGATAGAAATGAACAAAGCAGATAATGACGCGGGTAATGCTGCAATTGACTCCCTGCTGAATTACGAGACTGTGAAG TATTTCAACAATGAAAAATATGAAGCCCAGCGGTATGATGAATTCTTGAGGATATATGAAAATGCTTCCCTGAAGACTATCTCTACTTTAGCTCTCCTGAACTTTGGACAGAGCGCTATCTTTAGCGTTGGTTTAACAGCCATCATGGTGCTTGCCAGCCAGGGCATTGTCGCAG GCAGCCTTTCTGTTGGAGATCTAGTAATGGTGAATGGATTGTTGTTccagctttctcttcccctAAACTTCCTGGGAACAGTATACAGAGAGACAAGACAAGCACTTATAGATATGAATACCTTGTTCACACTTCTCAGTGTAGATACCAAAATTAAA GACAAAGAGCTGGCTCCACCCCTGCAGATCACACCACAGACTGCTTCCATCGCCTTTGATAATGTGCATTTTGAATACCTTGAGGGGCAGAAAGTCCTTGCTGGAGTGTCTTTTGAAGtccctgcaggaaaaaaagtggCCATTGTCGGAGGTAGTGGGTCAGG GAAAAGCACAATTGTGAGATTGTTATTTCGTTTCTATGAacctcagaaaggaaatatttatgtTGCTGGACAGAACATACAAGATGTCAGTTTGGAAAGTCTGAGAAAGGCCATAGGAGTTGTACCTCAG GATGCTGTTCTCTTCCACAATACTATCTATTACAACCTGCTCTATGGCAATATCGGTGCCACTCCGGAAGAGGTGCATGCGGTGGCGAAGCTGGCAGGAATCCACGAGGCTATTCTTCGAATGCCAAATGGTTACAACACTCAGGTTGGGGAACGAGGACTCAAGCTCTCAG gaggagaaaagcaaagagttGCAATTGCCAGAGCAATGTTAAAGGAGCCACTTATTTTTCTCTACGATGAAGCCACATCATCTTTAGATTCAATTACGGAAgag AACATCCTCAGCGCCATGAGGGCCATGGTGAAGCACCAGACGTCAGTTTTCATTGCTCACAGGCTGTCCACAGTAGTTGATGCAGATGAAATCATCGTGCTAGATAAG